DNA from Candidatus Cloacimonas acidaminovorans str. Evry:
CCTCCCAACGCAAATGAATATAGCCATTTTCATCTCTGGAACTATGACGAATGTTCCCAAAAGGCAATTCATACTGAGCCATAAGTAAAGTAGTTATACCCACTAAAATAACTGTTAAAATATGTTTCATTGCTACCTCGCTTTCCTGAAACTGGCTAATATCATATATACTTGTAATTCCTGCTGTCCTCTGTCCTTACTGAAAAAGCAGGAATACATTTTCCTTCTCTGCAAATGCTTAAAGGCATTAAAATCACTTTACCCCTCATAATTTGTACTATTTATAATATAATACTGGAAAGCCCAGCTTATGTCAAGTATTTTCTGCTGTTCATATTTCTACGGGAAAAGTTCCTGACTAAAGATGATATCTTCAACAATAGGATTTTATAACAGATTTGGCCTAATCATCTTATTGAGTGAGTAATGAAGAGGCGGTAATTATCCAAGCATAGCTTTTAAAATCTGATTTGAGATCATATAGTGATTATTTACTACTTTTGGCTAAAAGGATATTTCCCCAGTCATTCATATCAGAATATTACAAGTATAGAGTTTCAATACAAGAAACGAAACAAGTAGATAATGATTAGTTTCGAATGAGAGCTGTCTAATAGAATATTATTTATTAGTTCTCTGGCTTGGATAACCTGATAATAGGAAACTATCTGGTTTCAAAAAATAGCTCTGGGACAGAAAAATTCTAATTCCTAAAACATCTAAACAGTTACTAATTTTAAACCTAAATCACTTCATCAAAACATAAATTGTTCAAGCCGAATTGAGTTTTCTATTATATAGATATTGCTATCCTGATCCATTGCTAAAAGATCAATAAAACATTGGTTTTTTATTGTTGCACCAAGTGGAATTTCAAATCCTAAAAGTTTAATCTCCAAATGTTTTCCCTGGCAATCCATACAAGCCGCTGGTTACTCCAAAAACCGATGTCTTGCTCAGGATCCCCTCAATTATATTTTTTGGCTATTAGATCCAATAGATTCGGTTATCTGCGTTCTATTTCTTTTGCCACCGCAACAACAAGTTTTAACTCCAGCACTACAAACTAAGAACTTTTTGCTTAATGGCATCATAAATCCTCACTGCAGCAGATGCGGCATAATTGTCAAAAAGTTCTTGACAATACCAGAGAACTATTTATTAGTGTCTTTATGAAATGTGAAGGTTTCTGCCGAAACTATGGAAAAACGATAAAGGACTGAAGAGAAAAGGAGTTTATGAAGATGAAAAATATCAGCTTCAAGTTAAATTCCTACAAGAGGAATGGTTTTTTAACCTATTATAAGAAGAACGATAGTTTGTTCTTGATGAAGAAATATAGATATATGTGGTTAGGAAGTGCGGTAAAAAGTTTATTCCTTATTTACCTACGATTATCAAAAGATGTTATTTCGGTTCCGCTCTTTTTGTTCAGAAAAAGGGAACATTATCACTGGGGCGGTGTATCAATAAAGCAATCAGGAAAACAATTTTTTACTACTACCTACTAATAAGGGAGAATAAAATGAAAAAATCACTTGTCGTTCTGCTTGTTGTTTTGACAATGAGCACTTTTCTTTTTGCTGCGGAGTATACCATTGTAGATGGTAGCTCCAATAGTTATCATATTCCCGTTAACGGAAATTCCCATTATGGATGGAGCCGATTTATATTTACGGCTACTGAAATGAATACTGCTGGAATAACCGGTTCATTTACTATTTATTCTATTGCTTTCAAAATTAACAATACTGTCTCCGATTATACTATGGATAATCAGAAGATCTATTTTGGTTACAATTATAACAGCACATTATCTGGTGCTACCAGTTATCCCAATCCCGGTAGCAGTAGTTCATTTACCAAGGTCTATGATGGCAGTATAACTTTTAATGGACCCGGTTGGATGGAAATTATTTTAACCACGCCTTTCAATTTTACTTGGGACGGTTATGCTGGCTTAGATATTGTTTGGGAAAACTGGGATGGCAGTAGAATTACCAGCGGTTATCCCAAATTTTATTATACTTCCAAAAGCAATATGGCAGTTTACAAAGAATCCGGAACCGGAACTTCTTTTCCAGCCAGTACTGGAGCCACTTCCAACAATCATCCCAGTTTCAAAATTCTCACACCTCCTACTTCTATACCCAATCCTGCTATCAATCCTGATCCTGTAAATGGTGTATCAGGAGTTGCAATTGATAAAGAACTTAAATGGGCAAGCGGAGGTGGTTCACCGATAAATTACAAGGTCAATTTGGGAACCGATAATCCTCCAACCAATATTGCTTATAATGAAGTTGTTACTGCAACCAAATACACTCCTGCAAACAGATTTGATTATGGGACTATCTATTACTGGCAAGTGATACCTCATAATATTATTGGTGATGCACAGGATTGTCCAATTTGGAGTTTTACTACAATGGATGATCCTTCCATTGCCACTTTTCCTTATCAGGAGAGTTTTGATGGCACTTTTCCTCCCAATAGCGACTGGTTAATGAGAACAGGAGTTTTGCAAGACCCCATTTCTTTAAGTCCCACAAGTTTATGGGAACAGGATGACTGGCTGAATATTCCCGGAACCGATAAGGCAGTCAGAATCAATATCTGGGGGAACCTTAATGCCTGGTTAATTACTCCTTTATTTAATATTCCGGATGATAACTATTATCTATCCTTTGATTTGACAGTGCTAAAATATAATCAAACCCCAACCGGAACGCCTCCAGTTTATGCTCCTGATGATAGATTTGCTGTTTTAATTGGCGATGGATATAGCTGGTCTACAGCCAATATAGTGCGTGAATGGAATAATACAGGTTCTTCTTATGTGTATAATGATATCAGAATTAGTGGAGAGAAAGTAGTTATTCCCTTAGCCGGACACAGTGGACACTGTCGTTTTGCCTTTTATGCTGGTTCCACAATTTCTAATGCCGATAGTGATGTTATGATTAACAATATGGAAGTTGCCGCTTTCAGTAATCAGCCCTTAGCTGCTCAAAATCCCATTCCTGAAAATAATGCTCAAGATGTAGCTCTTAATGCTAAACTATTTTGGGATGCAGGAGCTAATGCACCCGTTTCCTATAACTTATATTTGGGACAAACTCTTCCGGAAACACCTGTAGAATGTTTATCTCCGCATTATACTCCTGCAGCTTTAGCTTATGGAACAACATATTCCTGGAAAGTTGTTCCTGTAAATCCAATAGGAGAAGCAATTGATTGTCCTGTTTGGAATTTTACTACCTCCGGTACAGCTAATGTTGATGCCGGAACCGTTACTATTAATGGAGTTCCTATAAATCCCAGTGTAGAAATTTCCGGTTTGGAAGGTGAAACAGTAATAAGTGCCAGTGCCAGTTTTGCTCCGGAAGGTATTGGTTTACCTAATGCTGGTTTAGTAATTCAGTTAAGCAGTTCGGGAGTTAATCTTACAGGAAAACATATAACGATTAATCATTCGCTTGGCTTTATCCCTTCCCAGATTGCTTATCGTATTTTACCCAGTGAAACATATCATATTATTTCCAATCCGGGAACCTGGACTGCTGAAACGGTTAGCTTTATTTTGGAAGCTAAAGCGGATGGTGATGTGGATATTGTTTTTCCGTTGGATGCAGAATCCACTTTGCCTGTGGAGCTATCATATTTTAATGCCATATACACAGCGGAAGGTTATGTTACCATAAGCTGGGTAAGCCAATCGGAGACAAACCATAGCGGTTATAACATTTTGCGTAGCGAAGATAGAATATTTGCCAATGCTATTCGGATAAATCCAGTTTTGATAGATAAAGGAACCGAACTTGGAACTCAGATTAAATATAAATTTATTGATTCTGAATTTGCGCCTAATATGGTTTATTATTACTGGCTGGAAAGTATTTCCTTGAATGGTGAAACGCAATATTTTGGCCCTGTTTTTGTTATGACAGGAGAAAATGGTTCTGAGCCAGAAACTCCTGAATTACCCTTTATAACAAAATTGTATAATGCCTATCCTAATCCTTTTAATCCCCATACGGTTATAAGTTACAGTATATCTAAACCGGCAACTGTAACTTTGGAAATATATAATTCTAAAGGACAGAAAATCCGTTCGTTCATAAACAACCATAATTCAGCGGGAATTTACAGAATGAATTGGGATGGCAAAGATGATACAGGTAAAACAGTTAGCAGCGGCGTATATATCTATCGTATGAAAACCGATAATTTCCAACAAAGCAAAAAAATGCTGCTGACAAAATAATACGCTGAAAGCGGAAGTTAGTATAAAAATCCCGGGTGAAAATGCCCGGGATTTTTTTAACTACTGAGAACACCGAAAACTTTTATACTGCAGACAGACCTCTCGCCCTTTCGACTTCAAGACCTTTCAACCTCGCGACCTCCTGTCCTCAATGGCTTAAAAAATAAGTAAGCAAGCAAATAGAGAACTGCCCAACCAATAAGGAAACCGAGAATTCTGCCTGGTTGAAAAGGACTAAAAAACTGGAACAGGACAAACTGTTTGCTTTTTGCCTGATAATTTTGTATAAAAGGCGTGAAAACAGAATCCGGAGTAGCAGAATTTACTTCTTCCAAGAGCGCAACAAGTTCTAGGTGTTCACTGCGTTTGTTTTTATAGTGATATTTATCATCCAGTAAGTTTTTCTTTGCCAGTTCGGGCAGTTTTGCCTGGAGAGCAATAACGCCTTGTTGAAAAAGTTCCCAGGATAAGCTGTCGTCCACCAATTTATAGTATTCGGATAAATTTACGAGTGTTTTCAACATTCCGGAAAGGGAATAGGGTTCGGTAGGAAATTCCTGAAACCAAATACCGCCTTTTTTTTCATAAAAACTGAAATTGCCTTTTTCCGGTTGCAGGGTATAGAGCATTTTCCTGGCTTTAATAAATGTTTCGGGGCTACGCAGGTTGCCTGCTCTTTCTGTTAAAGCAAGCATTGTTGCACTGTTACTGGCGGAACTGAACCAGGGTTTTTTTAAGTGCGCTTTCGGGTAATCATAATTATGGGGAATATTGCCATTTTCATCCAGATGCTCTTCCAGCCATTTACTATACAGCAAAAAGGCATTTTTCCGGGGTTCCTCAATGCGGGTTTTATAAAAGCGGGAGGACTCATAAGCAATGAGTTCAGGATCATAAACCTTTCCGGCAGATGGATAATAGCGCATAGGAATGCCATTTTTATCCATTGTAGGCATTTCCACAAAAGAACTGCCAAAAATACTTAAACAGGTCTTACTCCAAAAATCGGCAATAAAGGTCTCTGCTATTTGCCAAATTACTATAGCAAAAATAAGACCAATGAGCAAAGGTATCAGGTGGTGTTTCAATTTATTCATATTTACCTTCTTTTAAGTTAAGAATCATTTACACTTCAAGTGAGGAGTCATTTGCACCTTTAGAACTTTTGTTCTTGTTGATAACCTTTTGGCGCAAAGGACTCATCACGATTATAGCTATAAACTCTCACAGATTTCACAGATAAAAAATGGAACACAGATTGAACGGATTTAAACGGATTAACACGGATTTTTATTTTGTAATTATTTTTAGCATATAATCCGGTCTATCCTGTTATCTGCGTTCTATTTTAATAACATTGAACTTCCCTACGATTACACTTTTTTGCGGAGAAAGCGTCATCCAGCTACACAGAGAAAAGCAAAGAGAGAAAATAAAGGATTGCTTCAAATACAACAATACAAGCACCGGTAGGTAAATTCAGCTGAAAACTAAAATAAAATCCAATAAGAGCGGAAAAAACAGCTACCAGAACAGAGATAACTATTGCTTTGGAAAGCCGATGCACAAGATTAAAAGCGATTACTGCGGGTAAAATAAGTTGAGCGGTTACCAGAATAATTCCTGCGCTTTTCACATTGATAACAATATTAGCAGCTAAAAGCAGCATAAAAATCAGGTTCACCAGGTCTGTTTTAATCCGATAGACCTTAGCCATCACAGGATTATAGGTTAAATAAAAGAGTTCCTTATAGAAAAAGCAGACAAAGGCAATATTCAAAACGGATAAAACAGCCAGAGCAATTATTTCGTTTCTTGTAATCAGCAGAACATTGCCAAAAAGGTAGCTGGCAAGGTCAAAACTGTAATTTTTTGAAAGAGAAATAAGGATTATACCCAGTGCCATACTTAAGGATAAAAATATGGTTATCGTATTAGATTCCTGGATGTTATGCTTTTTGGCGAGCAATGTTATTCCCAAAGCAATCAGCATCACAAAAATCAGGGTAGTAACAGTTAAATTCAATCCTGCCAATATAGCCAGGGCAATTCCGGCAAAAGCAATATGGGAAAGCGCTTCACCCAAATAGGATATCCGCCTTAAGGTGACGAAAGGAGCAAAAACAGCTAAAGAAATTCCCGAAAGCAAAGCACCCCAAAAAGCATAAACCAGAAACGAAAAGCTAAACATTTTTGCCTAATAATCCTTTTCAATAATCCGCAAACTATCACCAAAGGTCTTATGTATCACATCTGCATCTATAAGTTCCATCTGATTATGACAATGCAAACGGCGATTCAAGCAAACCAGAAAGCTGCAATATTTAGAGAGAGTAGTCAAATCGTGAGAAATAGTTATAATCGTTTTGCCTTTGCTATTGAGTTCTTTTAGCAGGGCAAAAAAACTTTCTACGGAAGGACGGTCTAAACTTGCCTCCGGTTCATCAAGGATAAGATATTTGCTTTCAGATACCAGGGCACGCGCTAAAAGGACTCTTTGAAATTCACCTCCGGAAAGTTTTCCAATCAGTTCTTTTGCCAGATGAGCAACTCCCGTTTGTTCCAATGCCTCCATTGCTTTTTGTTTATGGTTTTTATTAAAATGCGTTCCCAAAGGAAGTTGACCTGCCAAACCCATTAAAACAATATCCAAAGCGGTTGCAGGAAAGGCATTATCAAATTCCTCATATTGAGGTAGATAGCCAATGGTATTATTTTTCAGCCAGTTATAGTGTTCCACACCATCTATAAAAATACTGCCTTCTTTCAATTCCAATAAACCGAGAATCAGTTTTACCAAAGTTGATTTACCTGCTCCGTTAGGACCTATAATAGCGGCAAATTCGCCTTCGGCAAGTTCCAGAAAAATATCTTCCAGAATTATCTTGCCGTTTATTTTGTATTGGAGGTCTTTAATTTGAATCATTAGTATTGCTAAAATCCCGCTTTCATCTTTTGCCAGTTGTTATCTATCAATTCAGCAATGGTTTGTGCTTTGCCGTCACTGCCTAAAGGATCAAGGGTAAGTAGTTTCAAGTTAAATTCTTTAGAGAGTGTTTCACCAGCTTTTCTATCCATTTGCGGTTCCAGAAAAATAGCTTGGACATTATGTTCTTTTATGATGTTGCCTAGGAGAGCAAGTTCTTTGGGAGTGGGTTCTTTACCAGGACTTTCCTGCACAAAGCCCAATTCCTCAATATCAAATTCCTGGAGGAAATAGTGGAAGGCATTATGATAGGTAATAATTGCCGGGTTTTTGTATTGAGTTCTTTCCGTTTTAATTTTATCAATTAAATTTTGCAGTTCCTGTTGCATTTGTTGCGCATTGTGTTTGAAGACAAAAGAAGAATTGGGAAAGCGAGTGCTAAGTTCTTTT
Protein-coding regions in this window:
- a CDS encoding metal ABC transporter permease, encoding MFSFSFLVYAFWGALLSGISLAVFAPFVTLRRISYLGEALSHIAFAGIALAILAGLNLTVTTLIFVMLIALGITLLAKKHNIQESNTITIFLSLSMALGIILISLSKNYSFDLASYLFGNVLLITRNEIIALAVLSVLNIAFVCFFYKELFYLTYNPVMAKVYRIKTDLVNLIFMLLLAANIVINVKSAGIILVTAQLILPAVIAFNLVHRLSKAIVISVLVAVFSALIGFYFSFQLNLPTGACIVVFEAILYFLSLLFSV
- a CDS encoding D-glucuronyl C5-epimerase family protein — translated: MNKLKHHLIPLLIGLIFAIVIWQIAETFIADFWSKTCLSIFGSSFVEMPTMDKNGIPMRYYPSAGKVYDPELIAYESSRFYKTRIEEPRKNAFLLYSKWLEEHLDENGNIPHNYDYPKAHLKKPWFSSASNSATMLALTERAGNLRSPETFIKARKMLYTLQPEKGNFSFYEKKGGIWFQEFPTEPYSLSGMLKTLVNLSEYYKLVDDSLSWELFQQGVIALQAKLPELAKKNLLDDKYHYKNKRSEHLELVALLEEVNSATPDSVFTPFIQNYQAKSKQFVLFQFFSPFQPGRILGFLIGWAVLYLLAYLFFKPLRTGGREVERS
- a CDS encoding T9SS type A sorting domain-containing protein; the encoded protein is MKKSLVVLLVVLTMSTFLFAAEYTIVDGSSNSYHIPVNGNSHYGWSRFIFTATEMNTAGITGSFTIYSIAFKINNTVSDYTMDNQKIYFGYNYNSTLSGATSYPNPGSSSSFTKVYDGSITFNGPGWMEIILTTPFNFTWDGYAGLDIVWENWDGSRITSGYPKFYYTSKSNMAVYKESGTGTSFPASTGATSNNHPSFKILTPPTSIPNPAINPDPVNGVSGVAIDKELKWASGGGSPINYKVNLGTDNPPTNIAYNEVVTATKYTPANRFDYGTIYYWQVIPHNIIGDAQDCPIWSFTTMDDPSIATFPYQESFDGTFPPNSDWLMRTGVLQDPISLSPTSLWEQDDWLNIPGTDKAVRINIWGNLNAWLITPLFNIPDDNYYLSFDLTVLKYNQTPTGTPPVYAPDDRFAVLIGDGYSWSTANIVREWNNTGSSYVYNDIRISGEKVVIPLAGHSGHCRFAFYAGSTISNADSDVMINNMEVAAFSNQPLAAQNPIPENNAQDVALNAKLFWDAGANAPVSYNLYLGQTLPETPVECLSPHYTPAALAYGTTYSWKVVPVNPIGEAIDCPVWNFTTSGTANVDAGTVTINGVPINPSVEISGLEGETVISASASFAPEGIGLPNAGLVIQLSSSGVNLTGKHITINHSLGFIPSQIAYRILPSETYHIISNPGTWTAETVSFILEAKADGDVDIVFPLDAESTLPVELSYFNAIYTAEGYVTISWVSQSETNHSGYNILRSEDRIFANAIRINPVLIDKGTELGTQIKYKFIDSEFAPNMVYYYWLESISLNGETQYFGPVFVMTGENGSEPETPELPFITKLYNAYPNPFNPHTVISYSISKPATVTLEIYNSKGQKIRSFINNHNSAGIYRMNWDGKDDTGKTVSSGVYIYRMKTDNFQQSKKMLLTK
- a CDS encoding metal ABC transporter ATP-binding protein; its protein translation is MIQIKDLQYKINGKIILEDIFLELAEGEFAAIIGPNGAGKSTLVKLILGLLELKEGSIFIDGVEHYNWLKNNTIGYLPQYEEFDNAFPATALDIVLMGLAGQLPLGTHFNKNHKQKAMEALEQTGVAHLAKELIGKLSGGEFQRVLLARALVSESKYLILDEPEASLDRPSVESFFALLKELNSKGKTIITISHDLTTLSKYCSFLVCLNRRLHCHNQMELIDADVIHKTFGDSLRIIEKDY